From the genome of Jannaschia sp. S6380:
TGCAGGACGGTCGGGCGCGGGACTGGGCGATCCTGGGCGCGGGCGTGCGGCCCGCCGACGCCGATCAGCGCGCGGCGCTTCTGGCGCAGGATTGCCTGACCACCCTGATCGAGCTGGACCCCGACGGACGATCGGCCGAGGTGACGGGCGCGATGATCGACTTTCTGCCGGTCGAGCCCGACAACGCCGCCCTGATCGCGCGCATGGCCGACCCCGAGATCCGCATCGTGTCGCTGACCGTGACCGAAGGCGGCTATTTCCGCACCGGCGATGGCGGCTTCGACGAGGATCACGACGACATCCGCCACGACGCGGCCGATCCCGACCGGCCGCGCACCGCCTTCGGCGCCATGGTCGCCGCGCTGGCCCGGCGCCGCGCCGCCGGGCACGGGCCCTTCACCTGCCAGTCCTGCGACAACCTGCAGGGCAACGGCGACATCCTGCGCCGCACGGTTACCGGCCTCGCCCGGCTGCACGACGCGGACCTTGCCGGCTGGATCGACGCCAACTGCACCTTTCCGAACGCCATGGTCGACTGCATCGTCCCGGCCACCGGCGAAGCGGAGCGCGCGTTGGCCCGGGATTTCGGCGTCGCGGATCGCGCGCCCGTCACGCATGAGCCGTTCCGGCAATGGGTGATGGAAGACCGCTTCTGCGCCGGCCGCCCCGACTGGGATCAGGCCGGCGCCACTTTCACCGACGATGTCCACGCCTACGAGGCGATGAAGCTGCGGCTCCTGAACGCCGGACATCAGATCCTGGCCAATCCGGGCGAGGTGCTGGGCCTTGCCACCATTGCCGACTGCATGGCCCATGACGCGGTCGGACCGCTGTTCCGCATTGTCGCCAGCCGGGAGATCGCGCCCCATGTCGCGGCCGTGCCCGGCATGACCCCCGCCGCCTATATCAAACTGACGGCGGACCGCTTCGCCAACCCCCAGATCCGCGACACCACCCGGCGCGTGGCGTTCGACGGCTCGGCCCGTCACCCGGGTTTCCTGCTGCCCGTCATCCGCGACGCGCTGGCCGCCGATGCCCCCATCGCCGGCCTGGCCCTGGTCGAGGCGGCCTGGGCGCGCATGTGTGCGGGCTTGCGCGAGGACGGAACGGAAATCGCGCCCAACGACCCGCATTGGTCGCGCCTGCAGGCAACCGCCCAGGCGGCCCGCGACCAGCCGGCCGCCTGGCTCGCGCAGCGCGACATCTATGGCGACCTGGCCGGCGAGCCGCGTCTGGAGGAGGCGTTCGCGCCCTGGCTTGCGATGATCTGGTCGGACGGCATGGAGGCCGCGATCGCGCACTACCTGCGGACGTCCGCGCCCCCGGCCTGACCCCCGCGCCGCTCCCGCCTAATGGGTCCAGGAGCCCCGGCGGTTGGTCGCGAAATTCTCGCCATAGCCGCCGGCGCGGATGTTGGCCTTGCGCCCCTGTGGGCGAAGCACGACGAAGTCGATGCCCCTGTCGCGGGCGTAGTCCTCGGCCTCTTCCTGCGTCTCGAACTGGAGGCGGACCTGCGCCTGCGTGTCGCGCGATCCGGTCCAGCCGGTCAGCGGGTCGATCTCGCGCGGGGCCTCGGGCACGAATTCCAGAACCCAGTCGCGGGTATTGGCCGTGCCGGACGACATGGCGGTGCGGGCGGGCTTGAAGATGCGGGCGCGCATGGTGAGCTCCGGTTCGGGGGTGTGACGGTCCGGCCCAGATAGCCGCGCGGGCCCGCCGGGGGCAAGGGCCCGCGCGGCCACCCTGCCATAGGCGGGCCGCGGGACGGGTTGAAGAACGTCCCCGGAACGTCACATGTATAGCCCTGCCCGTCCCGAGCCCCGAGATCCCCATGGCGCACAACAACACCAACCGCCCCAAGGGCGAGACGCTGACCCTGCCGCCCCGCGACGACGACGCGACCGGGCACCTGCCGATGATGCAGCGCCCCGCCGCCGCGCGCCCGAAGCTGGAGGGCGGCAAGCGGTTCCGCATGGCGACCGACTTCAAGCCCGCCGGCGACCAGCCCACCGCCATCGTCGAGCTGTCCCAGGGCATCGATGACGGCGACCGCGACCAGGTCCTGCTGGGTGCGACCGGGACCGGCAAGACCTTCACCATGGCCAAGGTCATCGAGGAGACGCAGCGCCCCGCGATCATCCTGGCGCCGAACAAGACGCTGGCGGCGCAGCTTTACGGCGAGTTCAAGGGCTTCTTCCCGGACAACGCAGTCGAATATTTCGTCAGCTACTACGACTACTACCAGCCCGAGGCCTACGTCCCCCGGTCGGACACCTTCATCGAAAAGGAATCCCAGATCAACGAGCAGATCGACCGGATGCGCCACTCGGCCACCCGCGCGCTGCTGGAACGCGACGACGTCATCATCGTGGCGTCGGTCTCCTGCATCTACGGCATCGGCTCGGTCGAGACCTACGGCGCCATGACCCAGGACCTGATCGCGGGCAGCGAATACGACCAGCGCCGCGTCATGGCCGATCTGGTGGCCCAGCAATACCGCCGCAACGACGCCGCCTTCGCCCGCGGCTCCTTCCGGGTTCGCGGCGATTCGGTCGAGATCTGGCCCGCCCACCTAGAGGACCGCGCATGGCGGCTGTCCTTCTTCGGCGAGGAACTGGAGTCGATCACCGAATTCGACCCGCTGACGGGCGCCAAGACCGGCACCTACGACAAGATCCGCATCTACGCCAACAGCCACTACGTCACGCCGCGCCCGACGATGCAGCAGGCGATCAAGGGCATCAAGGCGGAGCTTCAGATCCGCCTCGACCAGCTGGTGGGCGAGGGCAAGCTCCTCGAGGCGCAGCGGTTGGAGCAGCGCACCAATTTCGACCTGGAGATGCTGGAAGCGACCGGCGTCTGCAACGGGATCGAGAACTACAGCCGCTACCTGACAGGCCGCGCGCCGGGCGAACCGCCGCCCACGCTCTTCGAATACATCCCCGACAACGCCATCGTCTTCGCCGACGAAAGCCACGTCTCGGTTCCCCAGATCGGCGGCATGTACAAGGGCGACTTCCGCCGCAAGATGACGCTGGCCGAACACGGCTTCCGCCTGCCGTCCTGCATGGACAACCGCCCCCTCAAATTCGAGGAATGGGACGCGATGCGCCCGCAATCGGTCTTCGTCTCCGCCACCCCCCAGGCGTGGGAGCTGGAGCAGACCGGCGGCGTCTTCACCGAACAGGTCATCCGCCCCACGGGCCTGCTGGACCCGCCGGTGGAGATCCGTCCCGTCGACATGCAGGTGGACGACCTGCTGGACGAGATCCGCCGCGTCTCCGCCGACGGCTATCGCACGCTCTGCACCACGTTGACCAAGCGCATGGCCGAGGACTTGACCGAATACCTGCACGAACAGGGCATCAAGGTCCGCTACATGCACAGCGACATCGACACGATCGAGCGGATCGAGATCCTGCGCGACCTCCGCCTCGGCGCCTTCGACGTGCTTGTCGGGATCAACCTGTTGCGCGAGGGGCTCGACATTCCCGAATGCGGGCTGGTCGCGATCCTGGACGCCGACAAGGAGGGGTTCCTGCGCTCCGAGACGTCGCTTGTGCAGACCATCGGCCGCGCCGCCCGGAACGAGAAGGGCCGCGTCATCATGTATGCCGACCGCATCACCGGCTCGATGGAACGCGCGATCGGCGAGACAAACCGCCGCCGCGCCAAGCAGCAGGCCTACAACGAGGAACACGGCATTACCCCCGCGACGGTCAAGAAGAACGTCGAGGACATCCTGGCCGGTCTCTACCAGGGCGACGTCGATATGAACCGCGTCACGGCCAAGGTCGACAAGCCCATGGCCGGCGCCAACCTGCAGGCCCATCTCGACGCCCTGCGCACCCAGATGCGCAAGGCCGCCGAGAACCTGGAATTCGAGGAAGCCGCCCGCCTGCGCGACGAGGTCAAGCGCCTGGAACAGGTCGACCTCCTGGTGTCCGACGACCCGCTGGCGCGCCAATCGGCGGTCGCCCAGGCGGTAGAGGATGCGCGCAAGGCCGAGGGGCGGAGTACCGCGGGGCGACCGGGGCAGCGCGGGGGGAACGTGAAGCGGCGGAAGAAGGGGGGGCGTTAAGGCTTGCCATATAAGGTCCCGACTTGACCGGTAGAGGATTAACAAAGTGGGCCTCCGGGTCTAGTAATGGCACCGGAGGGCCTGATGCCACTTGATATTAACATTCTCGGCGAAGGCGTTTACACGCCGCGCGAAGTTGCACGCCTTATCGGCTCGACGCCGCAAGATGTTCTTAGGTGGACGAGGGGCAGCGGCCCAAACCCACCGCTATGGAACGCGTATTATCAGCCTCTGGACGACACAACCGAACTAAGCTTTCTCGATCTCATTGAGTTGCGAGTAGTGAAAGCCCTTCGAGCGGCAGGGCTTTCGATGCAGAGCATTCGCTTCGCGATAAATCTGGCTAAGGAGCGCTATGGAATTAGCAGGCCACTTTCTACTGCTGGATTTAGAACGGATGGCGCAGAAATTCTGATAGACGCGATCGAAAACGACGGAGAGTATTTAAGCCTCTCAAAGAAGAACCCCGGCCAGAAGGTCTTCTCGAAAGTTGTCGGCCAATCACTTGTCGATTTGGAATATGATGGAGATCAAGTGGCGCGCTGGCGACCGGGATTTGCATCAGGCGTTGTTGTAGACCCCAAAAGGTATTTTGGGGATCCACTCCTAGACGATTTTGGAATCTCAACAAAAGTGATCTCGGATGAGTTTGAATTGACTGGAAGCGTACAGAAACTTTCAGATCTATACGAAATTCCAGAGAAAGCAGTCCGCAATGCTATCAATTTTGAAGAAGCGCTTGAGAAGCCATAGAACTCTGGGTTGATGGCGAAGGTTCTTTTCGATCACAACATGCCGCCAGCGCTCGCCAGAGGTCTTCACGAGATCATCTCCAAGGATGGGCACGAAGCGTTTGCCCTGCGGGACAAATTCCGGCCTGATATACTAGATGTCGAATATTTCGATATACTTGGACGAGAGCGCGGATGGATAGTAATATCAAAGGACTTAGCAAACTCGAAAAAGAAGGCTGAGCGTGCTGCAATTATGAGGAATAGGATCATCGCATTTTACCTCTCTCCAGCGCTCCAACGGAAGCCTGTCACAAAGCAAGCAGCGTCCGTGCTGTGGCATTGGGAAGGAATTCTTGAGATGGCCCGCCTCAACGACCGTGGTCTGTTTCAACTTTCTGAAAATAAGGGGAAGTTTCGGCCACTGTAATTGCGATCGGATACGCCTCCGAGGACGTTTTCGCGTAGATCGCCGCCCCGGAACCATCCTCACACCCCCTCGTTTCTCCCCCGACCAATCAAAAGGAGAAACCTCATGGAATACGGCATCATCGGCCTGCTGATCCTCGCGGCCAACATCTACGCGATCTACCATGTGATCACCTCCGGCGCGTCGACCATGGCGAAAGTCCTCTGGACGCTGGGCATCCTGATCTTCCCCGTCCTGGGCGTCATCGCCTGGTTCATCGCAGGCTCCAAGGGCCACGCGACGGCCTGATCGCCCGACGGAGGCAAGATCGGCCGCCCGGGGGCCCGCAGCCTCGGGCGGTCGCGCTAACTTCTCCGCCCGCTGACCGCCCGCACCAATCCCACCACCACCGCCGCACCCACGGCCCCCACGATCACCACGAGCAGCAACCCGCCCGCCGCCAGCACCGTCACGCCCAGCGCTACGAGGATGAACGGCGTGGCCATCGCCGCCACGGCGCCCAGGATCGCGTAGGGCGCCTTGCCCCGCCCCGTCAGCGCGCCGGCCAGCCAGCCGATCACCAGGCCGACCAGCGCCAGGATGATCAATGCGGCCACCCCCAGACCTTCGAAGAACGCTTCCATCTTCCGACCTCGCTCCGTCTCTGTTCCGTGGGATCCTAGCGTATATGGCGGCGGTGGCATCCCTCATGTTCGGCGTTGACGGATTAACCGTTGCTTAACCATGGTTGCGCCATGACCGCGGGATGCGCGTCCTGCTCCTGCTTCTCGCCCTTCTCGCGACCCCCGCCACCGCCGGCCCATGGCCGCGGGCGAAGGGGGACGTCTATGCCCTGTTGAGCCATCAGGGCGGCCGCGAAGGCTGGACTGGCGCGTATTTCGAATGGGGCGGTGCCCGCAACCTGACCTTCGGCCTCGACCTTGGCGGTCATGTCGTGGGCCTGCCCCGGCTGATGCGGACCGGGTACTCGGACATCGCCGTCGACGGGCGCGTCCGGTCCTTCCTGCGGGTCCCCGTGCCGCTGCCCGAAGGCGCGCATGTGCCGAACTGGTTCGATCCCTGGCTCGCCGCGGTCGAGCTTAGCCTCGGGCGCGACTATCTCGAGGACAGCACCCAGGCGGATCGGGTCGGTGTCGGCCTCACCATCGGACGCGGCTTCGACGGGCCCATGGGGGAGGGCTGGATCACGCTCGATCTGCACGGCTCGACCACGCGCGAGGACCGGACCCGCGAACAGGCCGGCTTCGTGGTCGGGATCAAGCCGCGCGAGAACCTGGCCGTCGAACTGGCCGCCTTCGGCGAACGCGAGGACGACACGCATTACCAGTACGGCCCCACGATCCAGTACGGCTTCGGCGCGTTCGGCGAGGGGCGGCTGGGTGTCGCGCGCGCCTCGGACGGGGGGACGCGCTGGACGCTGGGCTGGTCGCGAACGTTCTGACCGCGCGCGGGAGTTCAGTCGCCGGACGGCTCGATCGTCTCGAGGATCTGCGTGGCCCAGTCGCCGATGACGGGGATGAAGTTGATCTGGCTCAGCGACCAGACGACCACCGACAGCAGCAGCGACGCGCCCAGGACGGTCCCCAGACCGAACGCCAGGCCGCGATAGAGCTGAAACAGGATCAGGCGCGGAATCGAGTTGTGCACCTGGATCCACCGGTGGCGGTTCATCCGGGCCAACTCGCGCCGCAGGCCGGCGATCTCTTCGTGGATCTCGTCGGAATTCATAGCGCGATACCTAGCAGCTTGGCCGCCTGTCACAAGGTGCCGCGCAGGGCCTGATAGGCGGCGGCGGTCGCGGCGTTGGCCAGGTTCAGCGACCTGATATGGTCCGAGCGCATCGGCAGCCGCGTCAGCCGGCCCTCATGTCCGGCCAGAAGGGCGGGGGGCAGACCGACGGTCTCCTGCCCGAAGACGAGGTGGAAATCCTCGGGATAGTCCTGGTCGTAGAAGCTGGTCGCGCCGAACTCCTCGAACAAGAACAACGCCTCGGGGCGGGGCGCGCGACGCGACAGGAACTGCGCCCAGTCGTCGTATTCATGCAGCCGGACGTGCTTCCAGTAATCAAGCCCGGCCCGCCGCACGTTCCGGTCGGTGATCGCGAAGCCGTAGGGCCGGATCAGGCAGAGATCGAGGTCGAGGGCGACGCAGGTCCGCCCCACGGCGCCGGTGTTGCCCGCGATCTCGGGCTGGACCAGGACGATCGCGGGGCGCGTCACGCGTGGACGGCCGCCCAGCGCTCGATCAGGTCGAACTGCAGCGACCGCGCCGTCCGGGCCCAGCCGCGCCCGCCCTGGGGTCGTTCGCGTTCGGCCACGGACAGGCGCGCGCGCCGGTCGGTATCGGCGACGAAGGTCGCGAAGGCGAGGCTGCGGCCGGAGCGCGCGTCGAAGTAACCGGCAAGCCCCGAGACGAAATTGAGCGTGCCGGTCTTGGCCTGCACGGTCTGGCGCGGCGGGCCGTCCAGCGTCAGTTCCTTGAGGAGCGGGCGCAGGCGGGTCATCGCGCCCGCCGCCGTCAACAGCCGAACCATGTCGGCCGCCGCGACGCGCGTCGTCCCGTTCAGTCCGGAATGATCGTCGAAATCCGGCTGCCGCCCGCCGGTGCGCTGCGCGACCCAGGCGGACATGGTCGCCGCGGACCCCCCGAGGGACCGGGGCGGCCCCGTCAGGCGCGTGGTCGCGGTCGCGCCGATGACTTCGGCCACGAGATTGGTGGAATAGCGCAGCATGGACGCGACGATCCGGTTCAGCGGCGCGCTTTGCGTGATGGCGATCGTCGTGCCCTGCCCGCGGCCGGGCTGGGCGGCGGGCGCGGTGATGCCATTCGACCGCAGCATGGTGCGCAGGACGTCGCCCGCATAGCGATCGGGGTTTCGCACCGGCAGCCACCGCGATCCGCTGCCGCCAAGCTGCCCGCGCGCAACCGTCCAGTCGTCGACATCGCCCGCGCGCGCGTAGGTATAGACCGGCAGCGTGCGGTCGGCGATGCGCATCCGGCTGGTGGACACGCCCGGGCGGAACCGCTCGGTGCGCGCCTGCAGGGCGGTGTCATAGGCGTTCCCCTGACGCTTCCAGGAAAAGTGGACGCGGTTGAAGTTCAGGTTCACGCCACCCACGGCCGGGTTGTAGCCGACATGATCCGGCTGGGTCGGGTCGATCCGGTCGATCACGGGCAGGGCCGAGCCGTCGACCAGGAGGCGACCCGCCACCTCGCGCAGGCCGGAGGCCTTGGCCTGACCGGCCAGGTCGTGCAGGCCATCGGTGTCCAGCGCCGGGTCGCCGCCGCCCACGAGCACCAGATCGCCGTCGAGCCGGCCGTTCACGATCGGCCCCGTCGCCACCAGCCGCGTCTGGAAGCGGAAGTCGGCGCCCAGCGTCTCCAACGCATAGAGCCCCGTGACGGCCTTGGCGACCGAGGCCGGCGGGAGCGGGCGGATGGGATTGTAGGTCTCCAGAACCTCACCGGTGCGGGCATCCGCGACCATGAACCCGACGCGCCCGCCCAGGCCCGCCGAGGCGATCAGGCGTTCGGCATCTGGCGCCGACCGCGCCAGCGCGTCCGCGGGCTTCGCCGCCGGTCGCAACGATGTCTCCGGCGCGTTCGCACAGGCCGGCAGGGCCGCCGTGGACAGGGCGCCCGATAGAAAGAAACGTCGTCGCATTCGTGAACCTCCGCAACTGAAGCGTTGATGCAATGCCGCCCGGGCATTGTGAAGCCCATCCGCATCTGTCCCTGCCCCGAGCGAGGTGCTAGGCGGGCGCGATGACCCGCGAAACGCTCGGATCGGTGGCACTGATGTTCGTCGCCATGTCGCTGATCCCGCTGGGGGATACGGCGGGGAAGCTGCTGACCGGGACGCATGGTGCCTCGCCGTTCTTCGTGGCCTTCAGCCGCTTCGCGGTCGGAGCGGCCATGATCGGCGCGATCCTGGGCGGGCGCGTCCATTGGCCGCTCTACCGCGACTGGCGGATCTGGTTCCGGGCCGGCCTGATCGCGGCGGGCATCGCCTGCATCCTGACGGCGCTCAGGACGGAGGACCTGGCCACCGTCTTCGGCGCGTTCTTCGTCGGTCCGATCTTCAGCTACCTCCTTTCGATCCGGTTCCTGGGCGAACGGGTGACGTCCCTTCAATCGGTTCTGCTGGCGTTGGGGTTCTGCGGCGTGCTCCTGGTGGTGCGTCCGGGTTTCGGGATGACGACGGGCTTGGCCTTCGCGGTTCTGGCCGGGCTTTTCTACGGTGCGTTCCTGACGACCTCGCGCTGGCTGGCGGACCTCGCTCCGCCCCGGCAGCTGATGCTGACGCAGACGGCGCTGGGGACGCTTCTGCTCGCGCCGCTGGGCCTGCTGGAGATCCCGGCCTTCTCGGCGCCCGTCACGGGGCTGGTCCTGCTCTCTGGGCTCGCCTCGGCCAGCGGCAACCTCCTGCTGGTTCTGGCCTATCGACGCACCCGTGCGACGATCCTGGCGCCATTCGTCTATTTTCAACTGATCTCGGCCACGACGTTGGGCTGGCTGGTCTTCGGGACGTTCCCGGACGCGCTCGCCCTGACGGGGCTTGCCATCCTGATCGCGGCGGGGCTGGGCACCGTCCTTCTGCGGCGCGGCTAGTCCCAGCCGCCGGCGCGACGGATCCGGGTGGAAGAGGCGTCATGCATCGGCATGTCGAGGAAGGTCCAGGCCGGCGGGTCGCGTCGCCCCAGACCCCGTGCCGCCCAGACCGGGACATAGGCCCGGCGAAGCCGTTCGGCCGCCGGCGAATGGCGCGCGGGTCCGCGCTGGTCGGGCCGTGCCAGGACGGCGACCGGGACGCGGGCGAAGATCTCGGTCCAGTCCCGCCAAAGATGCACCTGCGCCATGTTGTCCGCGCCCATCAACCAAACCAGGCGAACGCCGGGCAGCCGATTTTGCAGCGCGGCGATCGTGCGCGCGGTGTGCCGTGTCCCGAGCCGCGCCTCAACATCCGTGACCGCCACGCGCGGGTCCTGCATGACCGCGCGCGCCCGTGCCATCCGCCGGTCGAGCGACACAGGTCCCCGCGCCTTGAGCGGGTTGCCTGGCGAGACGAGCCACCAGACACGGTCGAGATCGAGGCGCTTCAGGGCCTCGCGTGTGATGTGCGCATGCCCCGCATGCGCCGGGTCGAACGACCCGCCCAGAAGGCCGATGACCATTCCGGGCCGGGTTGGGGGGAAGCCGTGGCGCATGACGACAGGCATGCCCCGGCGCCCTGACCGAGGCAAGCGCCCCGCACCGGATGGCCTGACGGGCCCGGGGCGTGTATTTCCGTGGCTGACGTCCCGCGCGCGTTCGCGCGGATGGGGGGCAGATGCCATGAAGGACATCATCGAGGTCCTACTGCGGTCCTTGCGAGGATATTTCCCGATCCTGCTGGCGCTCGTCACCGGCCCCAAGACCACGGTCCTGTCGCGCCTCTATGGGCGGGTGGACCTGTCACGCTTTCGTTCCGCCCCAAGTGCTCGTTTAGGCCGCATTGCGGCTGGGTGCGACATTGCTGCGCGGCCACTACGACAGGGCGCCGCCGCCGCTGCTCTGACATCGACAGGCTTTGTTGAACCCGGACGCACGGCGCAGTAATGACCCGCTCGACCCGAGACACCAACGCGCAGGAGCGGACGAATGGCAGCCTATCAATACGTCTACCACATGGACGGCGTGTCCAAGACCTATCCGGGCGGCAAGAAGGTGTTCGAAAACATCCGCCTGTCGTTCCTGCCCGGCGTCAAGATCGGCGTCGTCGGCGTCAACGGCACCGGAAAGTCGTCCCTGATGCGGATCATGGCCGGGCAGGACAAGGACTTCCAGGGCGAGGCCTGGGCCGCGGAGGGTGCCAAGGTCGGCTATCTGCCGCAGGAGCCGCAGCTCGACGAGAGCCTCACCGTGCGCGAGAACGTCATGCAGGGCGTCGCGGCCAAGCAGGCGATCCTCGACCGCTACAACGAGTTGGCGATGAACTACTCGGACGAGACCGCCGAGGAGATGGCGAAGCTCCAGGACGAAATCGACAGCCAGGACCTGTGGGACCTCGACAGCCGTGTGGACATCGCGCTCGAGGCGCTGCGCTGCCCGCCCGACGACGCGTCCCCTGCGAACCTTTCGGGCGGCGAACGGCGGCGCGTGGCGCTCTGCAAGCTTCTGCTCGAAGCGCCCGACATGCTGCTGCTGGACGAGCCGACCAACCACCTGGATGCCGAGACGATCGCTTGGCTGCAGAAGCACCTGATCGACTACAAGGGCACGATCCTGATCGTGACCCACGACCGCTATTTCCTCGACGACATCACCAGCTGGATCCTGGAGCTGGAGCGCGGACGCGGCATCCCCTACGAGGGCAACTACTCCGCCTGGGTGGAGCAGAAGGCCAAGCGGCTGGAGCAGGAGGCCAAGGAGGACAAGTCCCGCAAGCGCACGCTGGAGCGCGAACTGGCCTGGATGCGCTCAGGCGCCAAAGCCCGGCAGACCAAGTCCAAGGCCCGGATCGCCGCTTATCACGAGATGGCCGACCGCTCCGAGAAGGAGCTGATCGGCAAGGCGCAGATCATCATCCCGAACGGCCCGCGTTTGGGTCAGAAGGTGATCGAGGCAGAGGGCCTGACAAAGGCCTATGGCGACAAGCTGCTGTTCGAGAACCTGAGCTTCTCGCTGCCGCCGGGCGGCATCGTCGGCGTGATCGGCCCGAACGGCGCCGGCAAGTCGACGCTGTTCCGCATGCTGACCGGACAGGAGCAGC
Proteins encoded in this window:
- the uvrB gene encoding excinuclease ABC subunit UvrB; the protein is MMQRPAAARPKLEGGKRFRMATDFKPAGDQPTAIVELSQGIDDGDRDQVLLGATGTGKTFTMAKVIEETQRPAIILAPNKTLAAQLYGEFKGFFPDNAVEYFVSYYDYYQPEAYVPRSDTFIEKESQINEQIDRMRHSATRALLERDDVIIVASVSCIYGIGSVETYGAMTQDLIAGSEYDQRRVMADLVAQQYRRNDAAFARGSFRVRGDSVEIWPAHLEDRAWRLSFFGEELESITEFDPLTGAKTGTYDKIRIYANSHYVTPRPTMQQAIKGIKAELQIRLDQLVGEGKLLEAQRLEQRTNFDLEMLEATGVCNGIENYSRYLTGRAPGEPPPTLFEYIPDNAIVFADESHVSVPQIGGMYKGDFRRKMTLAEHGFRLPSCMDNRPLKFEEWDAMRPQSVFVSATPQAWELEQTGGVFTEQVIRPTGLLDPPVEIRPVDMQVDDLLDEIRRVSADGYRTLCTTLTKRMAEDLTEYLHEQGIKVRYMHSDIDTIERIEILRDLRLGAFDVLVGINLLREGLDIPECGLVAILDADKEGFLRSETSLVQTIGRAARNEKGRVIMYADRITGSMERAIGETNRRRAKQQAYNEEHGITPATVKKNVEDILAGLYQGDVDMNRVTAKVDKPMAGANLQAHLDALRTQMRKAAENLEFEEAARLRDEVKRLEQVDLLVSDDPLARQSAVAQAVEDARKAEGRSTAGRPGQRGGNVKRRKKGGR
- a CDS encoding DUF5665 domain-containing protein, with the translated sequence MNSDEIHEEIAGLRRELARMNRHRWIQVHNSIPRLILFQLYRGLAFGLGTVLGASLLLSVVVWSLSQINFIPVIGDWATQILETIEPSGD
- a CDS encoding ETC complex I subunit, encoding MRARIFKPARTAMSSGTANTRDWVLEFVPEAPREIDPLTGWTGSRDTQAQVRLQFETQEEAEDYARDRGIDFVVLRPQGRKANIRAGGYGENFATNRRGSWTH
- a CDS encoding nicotinate-nucleotide adenylyltransferase, producing the protein MRHGFPPTRPGMVIGLLGGSFDPAHAGHAHITREALKRLDLDRVWWLVSPGNPLKARGPVSLDRRMARARAVMQDPRVAVTDVEARLGTRHTARTIAALQNRLPGVRLVWLMGADNMAQVHLWRDWTEIFARVPVAVLARPDQRGPARHSPAAERLRRAYVPVWAARGLGRRDPPAWTFLDMPMHDASSTRIRRAGGWD
- a CDS encoding mannitol dehydrogenase family protein, which translates into the protein MDELTRNARGPDGSAPEPLSLDGLARLPDTIAVPSYDRADLSPGIVHIGLGNFHRAHQAWYTHRLMQDGRARDWAILGAGVRPADADQRAALLAQDCLTTLIELDPDGRSAEVTGAMIDFLPVEPDNAALIARMADPEIRIVSLTVTEGGYFRTGDGGFDEDHDDIRHDAADPDRPRTAFGAMVAALARRRAAGHGPFTCQSCDNLQGNGDILRRTVTGLARLHDADLAGWIDANCTFPNAMVDCIVPATGEAERALARDFGVADRAPVTHEPFRQWVMEDRFCAGRPDWDQAGATFTDDVHAYEAMKLRLLNAGHQILANPGEVLGLATIADCMAHDAVGPLFRIVASREIAPHVAAVPGMTPAAYIKLTADRFANPQIRDTTRRVAFDGSARHPGFLLPVIRDALAADAPIAGLALVEAAWARMCAGLREDGTEIAPNDPHWSRLQATAQAARDQPAAWLAQRDIYGDLAGEPRLEEAFAPWLAMIWSDGMEAAIAHYLRTSAPPA
- the dacB gene encoding D-alanyl-D-alanine carboxypeptidase/D-alanyl-D-alanine-endopeptidase → MRRRFFLSGALSTAALPACANAPETSLRPAAKPADALARSAPDAERLIASAGLGGRVGFMVADARTGEVLETYNPIRPLPPASVAKAVTGLYALETLGADFRFQTRLVATGPIVNGRLDGDLVLVGGGDPALDTDGLHDLAGQAKASGLREVAGRLLVDGSALPVIDRIDPTQPDHVGYNPAVGGVNLNFNRVHFSWKRQGNAYDTALQARTERFRPGVSTSRMRIADRTLPVYTYARAGDVDDWTVARGQLGGSGSRWLPVRNPDRYAGDVLRTMLRSNGITAPAAQPGRGQGTTIAITQSAPLNRIVASMLRYSTNLVAEVIGATATTRLTGPPRSLGGSAATMSAWVAQRTGGRQPDFDDHSGLNGTTRVAAADMVRLLTAAGAMTRLRPLLKELTLDGPPRQTVQAKTGTLNFVSGLAGYFDARSGRSLAFATFVADTDRRARLSVAERERPQGGRGWARTARSLQFDLIERWAAVHA
- a CDS encoding TrmH family RNA methyltransferase, which translates into the protein MTRPAIVLVQPEIAGNTGAVGRTCVALDLDLCLIRPYGFAITDRNVRRAGLDYWKHVRLHEYDDWAQFLSRRAPRPEALFLFEEFGATSFYDQDYPEDFHLVFGQETVGLPPALLAGHEGRLTRLPMRSDHIRSLNLANAATAAAYQALRGTL
- a CDS encoding DMT family transporter, which translates into the protein MTRETLGSVALMFVAMSLIPLGDTAGKLLTGTHGASPFFVAFSRFAVGAAMIGAILGGRVHWPLYRDWRIWFRAGLIAAGIACILTALRTEDLATVFGAFFVGPIFSYLLSIRFLGERVTSLQSVLLALGFCGVLLVVRPGFGMTTGLAFAVLAGLFYGAFLTTSRWLADLAPPRQLMLTQTALGTLLLAPLGLLEIPAFSAPVTGLVLLSGLASASGNLLLVLAYRRTRATILAPFVYFQLISATTLGWLVFGTFPDALALTGLAILIAAGLGTVLLRRG
- a CDS encoding PLD nuclease N-terminal domain-containing protein; amino-acid sequence: MEYGIIGLLILAANIYAIYHVITSGASTMAKVLWTLGILIFPVLGVIAWFIAGSKGHATA
- a CDS encoding GlsB/YeaQ/YmgE family stress response membrane protein, whose amino-acid sequence is MEAFFEGLGVAALIILALVGLVIGWLAGALTGRGKAPYAILGAVAAMATPFILVALGVTVLAAGGLLLVVIVGAVGAAVVVGLVRAVSGRRS
- a CDS encoding helix-turn-helix domain-containing protein — encoded protein: MPLDINILGEGVYTPREVARLIGSTPQDVLRWTRGSGPNPPLWNAYYQPLDDTTELSFLDLIELRVVKALRAAGLSMQSIRFAINLAKERYGISRPLSTAGFRTDGAEILIDAIENDGEYLSLSKKNPGQKVFSKVVGQSLVDLEYDGDQVARWRPGFASGVVVDPKRYFGDPLLDDFGISTKVISDEFELTGSVQKLSDLYEIPEKAVRNAINFEEALEKP